A genomic segment from Montipora foliosa isolate CH-2021 chromosome 9, ASM3666993v2, whole genome shotgun sequence encodes:
- the LOC137971760 gene encoding uncharacterized protein, which yields MEKYMAFMLDNHLTVTDSFQFMTSSLVKLVSNLPKESLKYTAQEFQDDKLDLMAKNGVYPYDYMNSFDKFNETELPKRKDFYSILNDENITNEVYQHAQNVWNTFNLNSMGEYYDLYLKSDILLLAVFENFRKTCLEYYILDPAYYFSSPGLSWDSMFKMTDMKLELMTDIDMFQFIEKGLRGGISYIANRYGQAKNKYMKTYDEKAPLKYIIYLGANNLYGWAMSQYLPTDGFKWLTEKQIDKLDLVKYTQNSKKGMILEADLEYQEKLHSFHNDNPLAAEKIKVTKDMLSSYCQKIADKYKISTGLVHKLIPTLKNKEKYVLHYRNLQLYISLGLKVTKVHRVLEFDQSPWLKQYIDFNTQKRTNAKSVFKKDLFKLMNNAIYGKCCEDLRKRVDVRLVTDKKKFLKLAVHKIKETLTLNRPTYVGMCILDLSKTLCMIFITITSTISTMIKQNYYSQIQKA from the coding sequence ATGGaaaagtatatggctttcatgcttgACAATCATCTGACCGTCActgacagttttcaatttatgacTTCAAGTCTCGTTAAACTAGTTAGCAACTTGCCAAAAGAATCATTGAAATACACAGCACAAGAGTTTCAAGATGACAAACTTGATTTGATGGCTAAAAACGGAGTCTATCCTTATGATTATATGAATTCGTTTgataaatttaatgaaacagAACTCCCAAAACGAAAAGACttttacagcattttgaatGATGAGAACATAACAAATGAGGTTTATCAGCATGCTCAAAATGTATGGAATactttcaacttaaactcaatgGGTGAATATTATGACTTGTATCTCAAATCTGACATTCTGTTGTTGGCTGTGTTTGAAAACTTCAGAAAAACATGCTTAGAATATTATATATTAGATCCAGCTTATTACTTTAGTAGTCCGGGTTTATCTTGGGATTCTATGTTTAAGATGACGGATATGAAATTGGAATTGATGACTGAcattgatatgtttcaattcattgaaaaaggATTAAGAGGAGGTATATCTTACATAGCCAACCGATATGGTCAAGCAAAGAACAAATACATGAAAACATACGATGAAAAGGCGCCTTTGAAGTACATCATATATCTCGGCGCTAATAATTTATATGGTTGGGCAATGAGTCAATACTTACCTACTGATGGATTTAAATGGTTgacagaaaaacaaattgataaGCTAGACCTAGTTAAATACACACAAAATAGCAAAAAAGGGATGATATTAGAGGCTGATCTAGAGTATCAAGAAAAATTGCATAGTTTTCATAATGATAATCCATTAGCAGCTGAAAAGATCAAAGTCACCAAAGATATGTTGTCATCATATTGCCAAAAAATAGCTGATAAATACAAAATATCAACAGGTCTAGTGCATAAACTAATTCCCACCTTAAAAAACAAAGAGAAGTATGTCCTTCATTATAGAAACCTTCAATTATACATTTCTCTTGGATTAAAAGTCACTAAAGTTCATAGAGTACTTGAGTTTGATCAATCTCCATGGCTAAAACAATATATCGACTTCAACACTCAAAAAAGAACCAATGCTAAAAGTGTTTTCAAGAAAGACCTTTTTAAACTTATGAATAACGCTATTTACGGTAAATGCTGTGAAGACTTACGTAAAAGAGTTGATGTGAGGCTCGTCACAGATAagaaaaaatttttgaaattagCTGTGCATAAGATCAAGGAAACACTAACACTAAATAGGCCGACATATGTTGGTATGTGTATTTTAGATCTAAGCAAAACGCTGTGTATGATTTTCATTACAATCACATCAACAATAAGTACAATGataaagcaaaattattattcacagataCAGAAAGCTTAA